The nucleotide sequence ATACTTCAATCGAGGATAAAATCCGAACAGTTGCAACTCAGATCTACGGAGCTAAAGATGTCTATTTCGATAAACGTGCAAAACGAAAAATAGAAAAATATGTCGAGCTTGGTTATGGAAGTCTGCCGATTTGTGTTGCAAAAACACAAATGTCTTTATCTGATAATCCACGAGCTATCGGCGTACCACAGGATTGGACATTAACTGTTAATGATGCCAGACTTTCGGCTGGAGCAGGATTTATTGTACTCATCTGCGGAGATATGATGCTAATGCCAGGGTTGCCTAAGTTCCCTGCTGCTATCAATATGGATGTTGATGAAAATGGAGAGATTACCGGATTATTTTAATTGTGTGATACCAGACTTGTTGCAAAGCATCATTCAGTGTTGCATTCAATGGAAAGAATTTTTGTTGCAGGATGTATATTATATTAACAAGAAATATCAAGAATCAGAGATATACATAGTGCACATCAAAATTATTATATGCGTTTATTCTGTTATGAAAAGCTGCATTCCTTTGTGTTAAATTGCAACTTTACTTCTCTCATTGGTCCTTATCTTTATTATCTCATCAACTTTACTAACAAAAATCTTTCCGTCTCCCGCATTTCCGGTATGAGCAAATTTTTGAATGATACTTAAAACTTCTTCTGCCATACTATCATCAACAACAATTTCGATTTTTGTTCTAGGAACAGAGATTATTTTATCGT is from Ignavibacteriota bacterium and encodes:
- a CDS encoding P-II family nitrogen regulator translates to MNEIKAIIRPFKLLKVLEELKKINKLPGITISEVIGFGKDEINTKDIKVLDDKIISVPRTKIEIVVDDSMAEEVLSIIQKFAHTGNAGDGKIFVSKVDEIIKIRTNERSKVAI